From Candidatus Zixiibacteriota bacterium, the proteins below share one genomic window:
- the accC gene encoding acetyl-CoA carboxylase biotin carboxylase subunit yields the protein MFKKILIANRGEIAIRIVRGCRLLGIKNVVVFSEADHAALHVRMADEAYLIGPAPATQSYLVMERLIEVARKSGADAIHPGYGFLAENAQFAQVVQDAGLTFIGPPPQAIRLLGDKLEARKLAESHGVPTVPGGPVNAADLPAARKLALKCGYPVLVKAVAGGGGKGMRIVTGDDELEKALIASGNEARSAFGDDRVFIEKCIVRPRHIEIQVACDAHGNAVYLGERECSIQRRHQKLIEEAPSVFVDDDLRRRMGETAVAAVRAAGYANVGTVEFLVDKDKNFYFLEVNTRLQVEHPVTELVTGIDLVDEQIRLAAGEPLSIRQADVKIRGHAIECRICAEDHANDFIPSTGKIISYRQPSGPGVRVDSGVRQDSEVTPYYDSLISKLITYGATRHDAIRRMAQALAEYRIAGVVTNIGFHETVMQMPAFHRGELSTSYIADNFPNGISNEERDLELVQAAAVAAALHEYYQSQRLKTIAAGTKPFSAWVQKAREDSLRRLEGGRW from the coding sequence ATGTTCAAGAAGATTCTCATAGCGAATCGCGGCGAAATCGCGATTCGGATAGTTCGCGGTTGTCGCTTGCTCGGAATCAAGAACGTCGTCGTGTTCTCGGAGGCCGACCACGCGGCGCTACACGTGCGGATGGCGGATGAAGCCTACCTGATCGGCCCGGCGCCGGCGACGCAAAGCTATCTGGTAATGGAACGATTGATTGAGGTTGCCCGCAAGTCCGGTGCGGATGCCATCCATCCGGGTTATGGATTCTTGGCCGAGAATGCGCAGTTCGCGCAGGTGGTCCAGGATGCGGGATTGACCTTCATCGGCCCACCGCCCCAGGCAATTCGCCTGCTCGGCGACAAGTTGGAAGCGCGCAAGCTGGCCGAGAGCCATGGCGTGCCGACGGTGCCGGGTGGTCCCGTGAATGCGGCGGACTTGCCGGCAGCGAGGAAGCTGGCGTTGAAATGCGGCTACCCGGTTTTGGTGAAGGCCGTCGCCGGCGGCGGCGGCAAGGGAATGAGAATCGTGACTGGCGATGACGAACTGGAGAAGGCGTTAATTGCTTCCGGCAACGAGGCGCGATCGGCGTTCGGGGATGACCGCGTCTTCATCGAAAAATGTATCGTGCGGCCGCGGCATATTGAAATTCAGGTGGCTTGCGATGCTCATGGCAACGCCGTGTATCTCGGCGAACGCGAGTGCTCGATCCAGCGGCGTCATCAGAAATTGATCGAAGAGGCTCCCTCGGTGTTCGTCGACGACGACCTGCGCCGACGGATGGGCGAGACGGCTGTGGCGGCGGTAAGAGCGGCGGGCTATGCCAATGTCGGCACTGTGGAGTTCCTCGTCGATAAGGACAAGAACTTCTACTTCCTCGAAGTCAACACCCGACTGCAAGTGGAGCATCCGGTCACCGAGCTGGTGACGGGAATCGACCTCGTGGATGAACAAATCCGACTGGCGGCGGGTGAACCGTTGTCAATCCGGCAAGCAGACGTCAAGATCCGCGGCCATGCGATCGAATGCCGCATCTGCGCCGAGGACCACGCCAACGACTTCATTCCCAGCACCGGCAAGATCATCAGCTATCGGCAGCCCTCGGGGCCAGGAGTGCGCGTCGATTCCGGCGTGCGCCAGGATTCGGAAGTCACGCCATACTATGATTCGCTGATCTCGAAGCTCATAACCTACGGCGCGACGCGCCACGATGCGATCCGGCGGATGGCACAGGCGCTGGCTGAATATCGGATTGCGGGCGTTGTCACGAATATCGGCTTCCACGAGACAGTGATGCAGATGCCGGCCTTTCACCGCGGCGAACTGTCGACGAGTTACATCGCCGATAATTTTCCCAACGGCATCAGCAATGAAGAACGCGACCTCGAATTGGTGCAGGCGGCAGCGGTGGCGGCGGCCCTGCACGAGTACTACCAGTCCCAACGACTGAAGACGATTGCAGCCGGGACGAAGCCTTTCAGCGCCTGGGTTCAGAAAGCGCGGGAGGATTCACTGAGGCGGTTAGAGGGAGGGCGCTGGTGA
- a CDS encoding acetyl-CoA carboxylase biotin carboxyl carrier protein subunit, whose amino-acid sequence MRYIVTIGDREFDVDVNDAANGPVVTLNGRALTTSIVRDRDDHRFLLLLDAKAYDAEVFATNGEKCVLLHGRGFDCRIEDQRLVAIRKAAGVKIGAARKELHAPMPGLVVKILHRAGEVIKKGQPLLVVEAMKMENELKSPTDGVIAEVHAVAGRPVEKGALLVTFES is encoded by the coding sequence GTGAGGTACATCGTCACGATCGGCGATCGGGAATTCGACGTCGACGTCAATGATGCCGCCAATGGACCCGTCGTCACACTGAACGGCAGAGCGCTGACGACCTCGATCGTGCGCGATCGAGATGACCACCGCTTCCTTCTGCTCCTGGACGCGAAAGCCTATGATGCGGAGGTGTTCGCGACTAACGGCGAGAAGTGCGTGCTGCTTCATGGCCGCGGGTTTGACTGCCGGATCGAAGATCAACGGCTGGTGGCGATCCGTAAAGCCGCCGGTGTCAAGATCGGCGCGGCGCGCAAGGAGCTGCATGCGCCAATGCCGGGATTGGTCGTGAAGATTCTGCATCGTGCCGGCGAAGTGATTAAGAAGGGGCAACCGCTACTGGTCGTGGAGGCGATGAAGATGGAGAACGAGCTCAAGTCGCCGACCGACGGTGTGATTGCCGAGGTCCATGCCGTGGCAGGAAGACCGGTAGAGAAGGGCGCACTGCTGGTCACTTTTGAGTCATAG